The genomic region GGGGTCGAAGACGGCTGTGCCGTCAGCCGTGCGGAACCGGTCGGCCGGTAGCCCCCCGATCGACACGCTGGACCACAGCGGAATCTCCGAGTCGCCGTGTTCGCCGACGATCACCGCGTGCACGTTGCCCACGTTCACGTTCGCCCGTTCGGCGATGAGGAACCGGAAGCGGCCCGAGTCGAGAACGGTTCCCGAACCGAACACCCGCGCCGGGGCGCCGTCGGCGGTTCGCGCGACCGCGTAGGTGACGACGTCGACCGGGTTGGTCACCACCACGATGACCGCGTCAGGGGCGTGCTCGAGGACCTGCGGCGTCAAATCGCGCGCCATCGCGACGTTGTTGCCCGCCAGATCCAGCCGGCTCTGACCGGGATGCTGCTTGGCCCCGGCGGTGACCACCACGACCGCCGAACCTGCGATCACGGCGATGTCGTCGGAGCCCTCGACGGTGCAGTGCGGAACGAACTGCCTGCCGTGGTTCAGGTCGAGCACCTCGGAGCGCACTTTGTCGGCGTTGACGTCGTAAAGCGCCAGCGCACCGGCGGACCCGCGGATCAGGCACGCGTAGGCGACCGCGGTTCCGACACTGCCCGCTCCGATGACCGCGACCCTCCTGCGCTCTGTGGCGGTCGCGGAAAACCGTTGCGGCGCAGTTGACATGGCCCCAGACTACCGCCGCCCCCGGGCGGCGGGACTGCGCCGTGTCCGGCTATGTGCGCCGCGCCCGCTTGAACACCTTGGTCAGCTCTTTGCCGCGCTTGCCGTTGAGCTCCGCCTTGCGGACCTGATGGAGGACCACCGGGCATCGCTTGCAGCGTGGCTTGCTGCGACAACACTTCTTCTTCGCCTTGAGCTCGGCAAGCTTGCTGGGCTTCAAGTGACGGGCGTCTCTCGTTTTCGTGTTCAGCCGACTGCACTGGGATGATTCGGGCGTGGAATTCGCGCCCGATTTTAGAAACGTCGCCATCGTGGCACACGTCGACCATGGGAAGACGACCCTGGTCGACGCGATGCTGCGCCAATCAGGCGCCCTCACGCACCGTGGTGACGACACCACCGAGCGCATCATGGACTCCGGTGATCTCGAGCGCGAGAAGGGCATCACCATTCTCGCCAAGAACACCGCGGTGCACCGCCACCACGCCGATGGCCGCGTGACGGTCATCAATGTCATCGACACCCCCGGCCACGCCGACTTCGGCGGCGAGGTCGAGCGCGGGCTGTCCATGGTCGACGGCGTGCTGCTGCTGGTGGACGCATCCGAAGGGCCGCTGCCGCAGACCCGCTTCGTGTTGCGCAAGGCGCTCGCGGCGCATCTGCCCGTCATCCTGGTGGTCAACAAGACCGACCGGCCCGACGCCCGGATCGGCGAGGTGGTCTCCGACAGCCATGACCTGCTGCTGGACGTCGCCTCCGACCTCGACCCGGAGGCACAGCAGGCCGCCGAGCATGCGCTGGGGTTGCCGACGCTGTTCGCCTCGGGACGCGCCGGTGTCGCCACCACCACTGCGCCCGGCGACGGCGAGGTCCCCGAGGGCGACAACCTCGACCCGCTGTTCGACGTGCTGCTCGACCACATCCCACCACCGAGCGGCGACCCGGAAGCGCCCCTGCAGGCGCTGGTCACCAACCTCGATGCATCCGCGTTCCTGGGCCGTCTGGCGCTGATCCGCATCTACAACGGGAGGCTGCGCAAGGGTCAGCAGGTGGCATGGATGCGGGAGGTCGACGGGCTTCCCGTCGTCACCAGCGCCAAGATCACCGAACTGCTGGCCACCGAGGGCGTCGACCGTAAGCCCACGCAGGAGGCGATCGCCGGCGACATCGTCGCCGTTGCCGGCATGCCCGACATCATGATCGGTGACACGCTCGCCGACCCGGATCATGCGCACGCGCTGCCTCGCATCACCGTCGACGAGCCGGCGATCTCGGTGACGATCGGCACCAACACCTCGCCGCTTGCCGGCAAGGTCTCCGGCCACAAACTGACCGCGCGAATGGTGAAGTCCCGGCTGGAGCAGGAGTTGGTCGGCAATGTCTCCATCCGCGTCATCGACATCGGCAGGCCCGACGCCTGGGAGGTGCAGGGCCGTGGTGAGCTGGCGCTGGCCGTGCTCGTCGAGCAGATGCGCCGCGAGGGGTTCGAGCTGACCGTCGGCAAGCCACAAGTGGTCACGCGCACCATCGACGGCAAGTTGCACGAGCCGTTCGAGGCGATGACCATCGACTGCCCCGAGGAGTACGTCGGCGCCATCACCCAGCTGATGGCCGCGCGCAAGGGGCGGATGGAGGAGATGGCCAACCACGCCGCCGGCTGGGTGCGGATGGACTTCATCGTGCCCAGCCGCGGGCTCATCGGCTTCCGCACGGATTTTCTGACGTTGACCCGCGGCACCGGCATCGCCAACGCGGTGTTCGACGGTTACCGGCCGTGGGCGGGTGAGATCCGCGCCCGGCACACCGGCTCGCTGGTCTCCGACCGCTCGGGTTCGATCACCCCGTTCGCGATGATCCAACTCGCCGACCGCGGCCAGTTCTTCGTCGAACCGGGCCAGGACACCTACGAGGGGCAGGTCGTCGGCATCAACCCGCGCGCCGAGGACCTCGACGTCAACGTCACTCGGGAGAAGAAGCTCACGAACATGCGGTCGTCGACCGCCGATGTGATCGAGACGTTGGCTCGGCCGCTCCAGCTCGACCTCGAGCAGGCGATGGAGTTCTGCGCGGTCGACGAATGTGTCGAGGTCACGCCGGAAGTTGTGCGGGTCCGCAAGGTGGAGTTGACGGCCAGTCTGCGGGCCCGGGCCAAGGCTCGCGCCAAGGCGCAGAGCTCATAGGGCCAACTGTTGCCGCCGGGGCGGGTCCGGCGGCCGATACCCTGAATGGCGTGTCCGGGCCCCTTCGCATCGTCGCTGCGCTGTTTGCGCTGATGACCCTGTTGACGGCGTGCACGGTCAGCCCGCCGCCCGCCCCGCAGAGCACGGACACCTCGGAGTCCCCGCCGCCCCCTCCGATGAAGCCCACGCAGATCATCATGGCCATCGACTGGATCGGTCCGGGGTTCAACCCGCACCTGCTATCGGACCAGTCGCCGGTCAACGCGGCGATCAGCTCGCTGGTGCTGCCCAGTTCGTTTCGGCCGATACCGGATCCGAACACCCCGACGGGGTCGCGCTGGGAGATCGACACGACGCTGCTGGAGTCGGCGGAGGTGACCGACACCGACCCATTCACGGTCACCTACCGGATCCGGCCCGAGGCGTCCTGGACCGACAACGCGCCCATCGGCGCCGACGACTTCTGGTACCTCTGGCAGCAGATGGTGAGCCAGCCCGGCGTCGTCGACCCGGCCGGGTACGACCTGATCACCGGCGTGCAGTCGGTGGAGGGCGGCAAGACCGCGGTGGTGACCTTCTCTCAGCCCTACCCGGCCTGGCGCCAGCTGTTCAACGACATCCTGCCCGCTCACATCGTCAAGGACGTGCCCGGCGGGTTCGCCGCGGGGCTGGCGCGGGCGCTGCCGGTGACCGGCGGCCAGTTCCGGGTGGAGAACATCGACCCGCAGCGTGACGAGATCCTGCTGGCCCGCAACGACCGCTACTGGGGAGCGCCCGCCAAGCCCGATCTGGTGTTGCTGCGGCGCGGCGGGGATTCCGCGGCGCTGGCCGACTCCATCCGCAACGGAGACACCCAGGTGGCCCAGGTGCACGGCGGGGCGGCGGCCTTCGCCCAGCTGTCGGCCATTCCCGACGTGCGGACCGCGCGGATCGTCACCCCCCGCGTCATGCGGCTGACCCTGCGCGCGCGGCAGCCTGCGCTGGCCGACACCGCGGTGCGCAAGGCCATCCTGGGCCTGCTCGACGTCGATCTGCTCGCCGCGGTTGGCGCTGGTGACGACAACACCGTCACGCTGGCGCAGGCCCAGGTGCGCTCGCCGTCGGATCCGGGCTATGTGCCGACGGCGCCGCCCGCGATGGCCAAGGAGGACGCCCTCGGCCTGCTGGCCGAAAGCGGTTACGTGTTCGAACCGGTGACTGCTGCGCCGCCGACGCCGGGCCTCCCGCCGGCGCAAGGCGATCGCGGCCGCATCACCAAGGACGGCATGCCCCTGACGTTGCGGATCGGCGTGGCGGCCAACGACCCCACGTCGGTGGCGGTGGCCAACACCGCAGCAGATCAACTCCGCAACGTCGGCATCACCGCGTCGGTGGTGGCCCTCGACCCGGTGGTCCTCTACGGCGAGGCGCTGGCCAACAACCAGGTCGACGCCGTGGTCGGCTGGAACCAGGCGGGTGGCGACCTGGCCACCGCGCTGGCGTCGCGCTACGGCTGCCGGGCACTGGAGGCGACGCCTGTGCCGACGGCCACACCGGGAACCCCCGCGCCGACCACGCCGCGCCCGGGTCCACGGCCGACCCCGCTGCTCACGCCGACCGCCACCACGCCGAGTCCGGCCACCGACGGCGACCAACTGGTGCAGGCGCCGAGCAACATCACCGGGATCTGCGACCGCAGCATCCAGCCCAAAATCGATGCGGCTCTGGACGGTTCGCAGGACATCGCCGACGTCATCACCGCCGTCGAACCGCGGCTGTGGAACATGGCCACCGTGCTGCCGATCCTGCAGGACACCACAATCGTGGCCG from Mycobacterium sp. IDR2000157661 harbors:
- a CDS encoding L-lactate dehydrogenase, whose product is MSTAPQRFSATATERRRVAVIGAGSVGTAVAYACLIRGSAGALALYDVNADKVRSEVLDLNHGRQFVPHCTVEGSDDIAVIAGSAVVVVTAGAKQHPGQSRLDLAGNNVAMARDLTPQVLEHAPDAVIVVVTNPVDVVTYAVARTADGAPARVFGSGTVLDSGRFRFLIAERANVNVGNVHAVIVGEHGDSEIPLWSSVSIGGLPADRFRTADGTAVFDPATRQEISADVVNAAYQIIAGKGATNLAIGLSAARIVEAVLGDQHRIMPVSTVQRGAYGISGVALSLPTVVSAGGAGQVLEVPLSTAELDGLRESATALRAVAESLGLS
- the typA gene encoding translational GTPase TypA; translation: MEFAPDFRNVAIVAHVDHGKTTLVDAMLRQSGALTHRGDDTTERIMDSGDLEREKGITILAKNTAVHRHHADGRVTVINVIDTPGHADFGGEVERGLSMVDGVLLLVDASEGPLPQTRFVLRKALAAHLPVILVVNKTDRPDARIGEVVSDSHDLLLDVASDLDPEAQQAAEHALGLPTLFASGRAGVATTTAPGDGEVPEGDNLDPLFDVLLDHIPPPSGDPEAPLQALVTNLDASAFLGRLALIRIYNGRLRKGQQVAWMREVDGLPVVTSAKITELLATEGVDRKPTQEAIAGDIVAVAGMPDIMIGDTLADPDHAHALPRITVDEPAISVTIGTNTSPLAGKVSGHKLTARMVKSRLEQELVGNVSIRVIDIGRPDAWEVQGRGELALAVLVEQMRREGFELTVGKPQVVTRTIDGKLHEPFEAMTIDCPEEYVGAITQLMAARKGRMEEMANHAAGWVRMDFIVPSRGLIGFRTDFLTLTRGTGIANAVFDGYRPWAGEIRARHTGSLVSDRSGSITPFAMIQLADRGQFFVEPGQDTYEGQVVGINPRAEDLDVNVTREKKLTNMRSSTADVIETLARPLQLDLEQAMEFCAVDECVEVTPEVVRVRKVELTASLRARAKARAKAQSS
- a CDS encoding ABC transporter family substrate-binding protein, with the translated sequence MTLLTACTVSPPPAPQSTDTSESPPPPPMKPTQIIMAIDWIGPGFNPHLLSDQSPVNAAISSLVLPSSFRPIPDPNTPTGSRWEIDTTLLESAEVTDTDPFTVTYRIRPEASWTDNAPIGADDFWYLWQQMVSQPGVVDPAGYDLITGVQSVEGGKTAVVTFSQPYPAWRQLFNDILPAHIVKDVPGGFAAGLARALPVTGGQFRVENIDPQRDEILLARNDRYWGAPAKPDLVLLRRGGDSAALADSIRNGDTQVAQVHGGAAAFAQLSAIPDVRTARIVTPRVMRLTLRARQPALADTAVRKAILGLLDVDLLAAVGAGDDNTVTLAQAQVRSPSDPGYVPTAPPAMAKEDALGLLAESGYVFEPVTAAPPTPGLPPAQGDRGRITKDGMPLTLRIGVAANDPTSVAVANTAADQLRNVGITASVVALDPVVLYGEALANNQVDAVVGWNQAGGDLATALASRYGCRALEATPVPTATPGTPAPTTPRPGPRPTPLLTPTATTPSPATDGDQLVQAPSNITGICDRSIQPKIDAALDGSQDIADVITAVEPRLWNMATVLPILQDTTIVAAGPSVQNVSLSGAVPVGIVGDAGRWVKTRQ